The Paenibacillus sp. FSL R7-0204 genome includes a region encoding these proteins:
- a CDS encoding amino acid permease — protein sequence MAQTELKRELANRHVQLIAIGGTIGTGLFLGSGKAIQQAGPSIMLTYLIVGIAVFFVMRALGELLLSKAGYQSFTDIAEDYLGPRAAFITGWTYWFCWIMTAMADVIAVGVYVQYWFDIPQWVPAVICLIILLGLNLLTVKSFGELEFWFALIKVVTILALIGLGIVLLVIGFKTDAGSVSVRNLWEHGGVFPNGVKGFLFSFQMVVFAYVGVELVGVSAAETANPEKNIPSAINKIPLRILFFYVGALFVLLCINPWTQLSAAESPFVRTFSLVGIPIAAGIINFVVLTSAASACNSGMFSTSRILYNLSRRNQASPQLGKLNRNHVPANSLFLSTLVISAGALLSKLIPGQAFGIVTTISAICFIWVWGVVLVCHIKYKRNRPDLHSASKFKAPFTPLINYAVLTLFAAILVIMLFAAETRPALLFTPLWFILLFVLYSIRSRKEKSDQEISIINT from the coding sequence ATGGCACAGACAGAATTAAAGCGGGAGCTGGCGAACCGGCATGTACAGCTTATCGCTATCGGAGGTACGATTGGCACAGGGTTATTCCTGGGATCGGGCAAAGCCATTCAACAGGCCGGGCCCTCCATCATGCTCACGTATCTGATCGTGGGAATCGCTGTGTTTTTTGTGATGCGGGCGCTGGGAGAGCTGCTGCTCTCGAAGGCGGGGTATCAATCTTTTACAGACATTGCTGAGGATTACTTGGGGCCGCGCGCGGCCTTCATTACAGGCTGGACCTACTGGTTCTGCTGGATTATGACGGCGATGGCCGATGTGATTGCGGTGGGCGTCTATGTGCAGTACTGGTTCGATATTCCGCAGTGGGTACCGGCCGTGATCTGCCTGATCATTCTGCTCGGACTCAATCTGCTCACGGTCAAAAGCTTCGGCGAACTCGAATTCTGGTTTGCTCTGATCAAGGTGGTTACGATTCTGGCTCTGATCGGCCTGGGCATAGTCCTGCTGGTAATCGGGTTCAAGACGGATGCAGGCTCAGTGTCGGTCCGCAATCTCTGGGAGCACGGGGGCGTGTTCCCGAACGGGGTAAAGGGCTTCCTGTTCTCCTTCCAGATGGTGGTATTCGCTTATGTAGGCGTGGAGCTGGTGGGGGTATCGGCAGCGGAGACGGCGAATCCGGAGAAAAACATCCCATCCGCGATCAACAAAATTCCGCTGCGGATTCTGTTTTTCTATGTAGGCGCGCTCTTCGTACTGCTGTGCATTAACCCCTGGACCCAGCTTAGTGCGGCTGAAAGTCCGTTCGTGCGCACCTTCAGTCTGGTCGGGATTCCGATTGCTGCGGGGATTATCAATTTCGTGGTCTTAACCTCGGCGGCCTCCGCCTGCAACAGCGGGATGTTCTCGACCAGCCGGATTCTTTACAATCTGAGCAGACGGAATCAGGCCTCTCCTCAGCTTGGGAAGCTGAACCGGAATCATGTACCTGCGAATTCCTTGTTCCTCTCCACGCTGGTGATCTCTGCCGGGGCGCTGCTCAGCAAGCTCATTCCGGGTCAGGCCTTCGGCATCGTGACTACGATCAGTGCCATTTGCTTCATCTGGGTCTGGGGCGTTGTGCTGGTCTGCCATATCAAGTATAAAAGGAACCGCCCGGACTTACATTCCGCTTCCAAATTTAAAGCGCCGTTCACCCCGCTAATTAACTATGCCGTCCTGACGCTGTTCGCCGCCATTCTAGTGATCATGCTCTTTGCTGCCGAGACCCGTCCGGCGCTGCTGTTCACCCCGCTCTGGTTCATCCTGCTGTTCGTTCTGTATTCCATTAGAAGCCGTAAGGAGAAAAGTGATCAGGAAATCAGTATAATTAATACATAA